DNA from Mercenaria mercenaria strain notata unplaced genomic scaffold, MADL_Memer_1 contig_3950, whole genome shotgun sequence:
GTTTGTATTGTAAAACGGCTTATAATCTATTGACATATTATACAAGTACACCCCGACACTTTATGAAGTAAGTGTTTGAGATCTTAAAGTATCTTTTTTTACTGATATTCAAAGACCACGTTTGTGCAGATGTAGTTTACCAGCACAAGTACAATACAGCATTTGGTCTGCGTAAACGGCTACAATAAGTTAGTTTTAGATGTAGACGTTACTGCAGAATTCCGGATGCGATATCTGAAATAAATCGTTTTGATAATTTTGAGGACTTAtacttttttctttgtatttaatttccttacatactacttattccacaACAAAAAGGCTATGTTGAAATAAGTTTAAccaaaaaagttaaaatgaccatcCTATTCAAAaaacatattgtttgatattagtattttatttaatagctttttatcatgtttttgaaGTGCAAAATGCCAAAACTAACTCTTATACCGGTTGATACATGGCTATAGAAATTTGTCTTGCtactttaaatttgttattttgaataACTTTTTAATGGCTGATGATTTGTTCGTTGCTAACTCTTACAGAGATTTTTGGCTATTTCCTTTTTTTAGCTCTATGTGGGGAATATGGTTTGTTGGATTAAGGACGATGATAGAGGCCCAGCCAATTGTAGAATACACTGGTTCTGAAGGCTACAGGTAATGCAACATTGTATGCAATTTGGTTtttggacaaaatattttaaacatattgttttcctCAAACAAACGTAGTTACCATATAAGTGTCTGGTATTTTGCATTAACATAAGAATATTTAAAGTTAAACAAGACACAAATTTGATGTATGAAAAGTTATCGCATACTGCATATGGTTtatagaaatatgaaatttacaTGTTGATATGTATTAGCAGTACGATGATACTAGGTTAAAAGTAGTACACgcagtgtacatgtattgttGATCACAGTGTATTACCACTAAGACtgaacatattttaaacaatCGGCTGTTAATAGGCAATATTTGactatgaatgtagctctacatacactatttatgtataaagTTAGTTTAATGAAGAATTTTCTACTATTGAAGTAAATATCCAAATATAAAGTGTTTTTGTAAACCAAAGCCATTTGATATCTCTTAACAATAAGAACAATTATTAATGTCATCGCATATTCAAGTAAAACCTTTCATTTTGTTTCTGCGTCGCTGTAACTATTGAAAATTGATACAATTTGATCAAGTTAAGCTTTTTACAAAAGGAATGATTGTCAAGCGGGGAAAGGCACGGTTATTCGGGTAGGGTATCTATAAGGCAAAGACAATCCAAACGAGAGTATATTGACGTCATAATTATACGTCAATTATAATGTCAAAGCGTGTGATCGATAGTCATTctacattattttttaatgttgcaACTTTTAACGGATGGCAATAAAACTGATCTAACATGTATGGCTGAACAAGACAGGTATTATAACATAATCCTAAGGAAAGTGTGGATGTGTGGACAAAAAATCTTGCTGTCGTTTGGCTTTTCATTCATTTGAAAACCATGTGCTACACTTGTAGTCTATTGTTTGTACAGTATAATGTTCGATATATGGTAGCTAGTCATTTTACCACTGTGAAAGTTATAATATATCTGTTGAAATCGACATTGACGAGGTGTAAAGCACATAAAGGGCCCAACCAAAACCTAGTTGAATTGCATATTAATAATGCAGAACAAAGATTAGCAATCCTGACACTTTGATTAAATACGTTGACATGTTATGACACGTTTGATTTCCAGACCAATGGGAACAGTTGTAATGTTGATGTTTATTGCCATGACGATAGTTGTTTTGCTGAATATCCTCATCGCCCAGCTGACCGAAACGTACCATATCATTCAAAGCGACGCTCGGAAATCTGTTGTCGTAAATAGGGCTTGGATTATTGCTCGGTTGGAGAGAAACGCTGTACCCTGTACATCTCAGTGTATCCCGGAATGCCTCAAAAATTGTCTGCCAGTGTGTCTGTCACAGTGCTTACAAGAGgaagtaagacatttttttgctgggtttaatgtggcgccgacacaattataggtcatattgcgacttaataattttgatggtggaagaagacccttGGTGGGCgttcctccgtgcattatgtaATCACGAGCGAGTACCTTGGTAGACCCACTGGCCTTCCATTAGCCAACTAAATGGTTCCGCACACGGAGAATCCAACGTCCCGAGTGACGTTCTAACCCACATCTGTAATTCATCAGTAATTCCATCAGAGACCTTAACCaatcagccacggaggcccccgagaAACATTTTACGTCATTATAAAAGAGCGCATGCACTGCTTTTGATACGTTAATTCGTGAAAACTAACCTTTTTGTTTCTCATATTATGTTACAGTAGCAATAATATATTcgaaatttgaatataaaatatgtgAATTCATTAGACACTCTACAAGAACTTTAATACATTCATGCTTTGACTTGCCTATTAAAAGTCTATGACTGGGTATAAGAATCTCTTGAAGATTGAATTTTAATCAGATGCATCTCTTTTTTAGAAAATACGTGTTAGCAAGACATGCTAATATTAAGTTAACTTGTGAACCTTAAATAACTTTCGAAATTTATTTCAATTCGTGTGcgattttgatattttctgtttttcgtgtgcttgtgtgtgttttgagtgtgtgtgtgtggggggggggggggggggggggtccatgTGCAGGTGCATGCGCGTGCCCGTTACGTATCTTCTACCTTCCTTATGCCACTTGCTGTTGGTTATATCATATATTAATTTTGTGCGTGCTTGCTTTCTGTCGTTCATTCGTGCATACGTACGTGAGATTATCTACGTCCTGACTTGGCAATTGATTTGATCTTAAGTGTCTGAAAAGATTAGTCTACAATTCTACGAGTGTCATTATTCAAGTAAGCAGTGCGAACATCATACACCCATTTATGGAAGGcatttgatacttttattttaaagaatatgaAAAGAATCTACAATTGGACATTTTCCTGATGATGAGAATAGAATAAATTACTAACACAGTCTATATTGTTAACTAAAGGATTAGGGTATCTTAGGGATAGAGATAGGTTTAATGTGAGGTTGTCAAACAAACTTGTTACTTTTCAACCCGAAAAGAAACTTAGCACTAAATTTTACATCTCTTGGTAACATATGATGTTTGTTTGTATTTCCAGGGAAATAGAGTGTATGAAAGGTATTTCACCAGTAAAGGCTTTAAAATGCTTCAGAAGCACTCTACCCCAATGGAACAGATCAGCTCCGCATTAGCTCAAGTAGAAAACAAAGTAGTAAAGTCAGATCTTAAAGTACAGACGGTAAAAACAAGACTTAGGAAGATGGAAGAAAAACTGGAGAGAAAACTTAATGATATAGAGAAAGCACTACATTCATTTAAGAGATAGGTTATAGTAACTGTTACAGTACAAGACATAGCACTAATACAGTTTTAAACTATAAAGTGTAACTAAATAAGTTTGTGTGATGATATATGACATTAAATACTGAGTATAGTTGTGATATACtaatttcataactttttaaCATGATGTTTTAGCTTATCTGGAACTTCTTACATAACGTCCGTGTAGTTTCCCTTGTTATTAAGCCATTGTAAAATATGTCTTTGATTAAAATGGATGGAAGTAATCTGACTATGAAATAGTTGTCAAATTCATgcattttgtatgattttttacaAGTTACAAATCTTTATTGTGATTTAGGCCTCCGCCCATACACCATCAATcctatacattatatacatataaacaaacataaacatttacatACAACAACTCTTATAAGGAATAATGAAGTAAATATTAACTATTTATATCACTCATGTCAGaaaaagcatttgttttgagAAAGAGGTTTGTACataatttctaacttttaaaGCTTCAATACATGCCTGTCCATGTATCTTGCCGAAACgaaataaagaaaacacatgGACAGAATAGATTAATATCTGTACCTTTGTTACTATGCCCAGCTATCAGCCTTGTCAAGGCAAGACCAATATCCTGGCTATAATGAAAGTAAtgctttttcataaaataaaacttatacaaaAAATAGATACAGTAGTTATGGCATATGTAAAACAtacaacacaaaatttaaactatCTCTATCTCAGACAGACGTAACTTTaaagcattatatatataaactgcagtatttttaataatattttcatttttggaagccaacaaaatattaaatttatgaacatttggattttcataaaaaatttttggtATGTATTTTTCTCGAAGTGTTTTATACAAAGGACATACTAATataaaatgacattcattttcaacaacatttttgcaataaaaacaaaatctcctGTCTCTGTCTATACCAAAATAACGACATTGTTCAATCATTAGCGGATGTGAGGATATTCTCAAAGTACTGAACCCATATCTATATTTCTTAATATCTAAGATATCAAGATAAGGTTCATACATAAAGGTTGTTTTAAAATGCCTATAAGAGATCGACTTAGCATTATTATTACATTCTTCTGAccattcttgtaaatattgatcTTTTAATCGCTGCACATACTGGCATACAAATAATTCCGGGTTCTGACAATTCTGATTTTCCCAAATATACCCAAATCCGTTTCTGTATAAATTTAATCTTACTTTCGTTACCCAGTTTTGGTAACCAATACtatcataataatataacatCTGATAACATTTCTTAACACATCTATAATCAGGCATATTTATTATCCTGAGCCAATACCTTATACAACGTTTTGATGCTATAACATGCATAGGATATCTTTCACAATCACCAGCAACAGCTGCATTACAAGATTTAAGAGGAACTGACATAAACCGTTTACAAGCATACATTTGTACCTTttcaatttcatacatataatcTAAACCCCATATTTCAGATCCATATAACAATATTGGGGCTATTTTAGCATCAAACAACTTAAAAAATGTAGTTTTCGTCATAGGCATTAAATGATTCAAAGATGATAAAAGAGACACTAAGACCCTTTTTGCTTTACAAGCCATATGATCAGACATTTTATACATAGAAAGTTTACTGCTAAAAAATAAACCTACATAACAAAAACCATAAACTACTTGGATTTTCTCCCCATTATataaccatttttcatgtcttgatAGATGCCCACCATTcttaaagacaattatttttgttttctgaatatttacacacattttccaTTCATGACAATAATTAGATAGTATATTTAACAGTCGTT
Protein-coding regions in this window:
- the LOC128553567 gene encoding uncharacterized protein LOC128553567, which encodes MWGIWFVGLRTMIEAQPIVEYTGSEGYRPMGTVVMLMFIAMTIVVLLNILIAQLTETYHIIQSDARKSVVVNRAWIIARLERNAVPCTSQCIPECLKNCLPVCLSQCLQEEGNRVYERYFTSKGFKMLQKHSTPMEQISSALAQVENKVVKSDLKVQTVKTRLRKMEEKLERKLNDIEKALHSFKR